The DNA region AAGACACTCACATTGATCAAATAAACGGGGCAAATAATCAAAAGCCCATAATTTAAACATCTTCTTTTGCAACCCGAAAACAACGAGTATTAAAAAGGAAAAATTACACGTTATAAACGTACAAAGTATGTGAAGGATAACCTAGTTTAGGGTTTTCACAAAAATTGTCAATTTTTTTTGGCTTCCAACCTAAAATCTCATAGTCGTGAGAAACTACACGGGTTCCAGATTTGAGTTCTGCTTCCAATTTTGGTTTGATTTTTTCATTGGCACTTGTAGTCAGATACAAAAAAACAACATCAGCAGAAGACAAATCAACATCAAATATGTCTTTGTTAAAAATCTCCGTTTTATCTTCCAATCCAAGCGCGTAAATGCTGGTTAAAGCTTTTTTTGCCAAATCGTCACGCAATTCAATTCCAAAAGATTTGGCTCCAAAGTCTTTAGCAGCCATTATGACTGCACGACCATCCCCGGAGCCTAAATCATACAAAATTTCTCCAGATTTTAGTCCAGACAAAAATAGCATTTGACGCACTACCGAAGCAGGAGAAGCAACAAAAGGTGCAAGAAACAAAATTAAATCACATCTCGATTCTGGTTATAAACAAGGAGTTGCTTTTATTGTTTTCGAGATATACAGAAAACATGTAAAAACAACATCTAAACAAAGATTTATGTAAAAAACCGACTGAAATAAATTGTAGATTTGAATAAATATGTATGCAGGGGGTCACTTGTTGGCCAGAAATGCGAGTGAAGGGTACAAGATTGTGTTAACTGCCGATCGAACCCTAATGAGTGAGTATCGAGGCGGCATTTTCTTGGGATTTAGTGCATGCATCCCCGAGGGCTTGATTCCAGATTGGCTTTATTTTTCATTGTTTTGCCCATCTGTTGAAGTCTTTGATAATGGTTCAGTAAAATATGCCCCATGCGGAATAAGAAAAGTTCAAGCTGCACTTCTTAAGTATGGCTTCAAAAAAGAGGACATAATTGTTGCCCATCCAGATTTTCTTGGTAAAGTAGTGGGTTCAAAAACAAAAATTGTTGGAATATCAGAAACAGACCCTTTAGGTTTAGCTCCAGCTACGTCTACTTTTACTCAATTGTTTAATGGTAAAGCTTACATGAATATTAAATTCCAAGAATTACTACGTCATCCATCAATTCAAAAATATAGACCAAAAATAGTTGTAGGTGGCCCAGGAGCGTGGCAACTAGAAAACACCAAAACACACCAAAACATGGGAATAGATTGTGTAGTTGTTGGAGAGTGTGAAAAGGTTGTTGGACCTTTGTTTCAGCAGGCAATTGAAGGGAGAAATTTTCCAAAAAATTTGTACGGAGAAGTTGTAGAAACTAAAGATATTCCCTTGATTAAAGAACCGACAATAGAAGGGATAATCGAGATTGCCCGAGGATGTGGCCGTGGTTGTGATTTTTGTGTTCCTACACTTCAGAGGTATCGTTGCATTCCAATACGAGATATTCTAAAGGAGGTTGAAGTTAACCTCCGAGGCGGCAGAAGCCCGTTACTTCACGCAGAAGACGTACTAAGATACAAAGCCAAAGGACTAGAAGTGAATGAAAAAGCTGTTGTGGAACTTTTCAAAAAAGTTAGGAACCACCCAGGCGTGAATTCAGTTGCCATGAGCCATTTTGCGTTATCTTCTGTTGCCAGTGCACCAGAAGCTGTTGAAGACATTTCAAATATTTTAGGAGCGAACCCAAAAGGTGGATGGCTTAGTGGACAAACTGGTTTAGAAACAGGGAGTCCAAGACTAGTCGAAGCGAACATGAAGGGAAAATGTAAACCCTTTGAACCCAAAGATTGGCCGCAAGTTGTGGTAGATGCTTTTGAGATAATGGAGAAGAATTATTGGATTCCTTGTGCAACATTAATTATTGGTTTTCCCGAGGAAACATACAAAGACATCGAACTAACCCTTGACCTTTTGGATGAGCTAAAACAGTTCAAGAGTTTGATTGTGCCGTTGTTTCTTGTTTCCATGGGAGGATTAAAAGACAAATCAGAATCATTCAAAATTGAAAACATGACCCCTAAACAAGCAGAACTTTTCTTCAAATGCTGGGAGCACAATTTTTCGTGGGGGCAGACGCTTATGCAGGAGTACTTTTGGTCAAATAGTGGAGTTACAGGTTACGGTTTGAGATTTTTATTTACCTATGGGTGCAACGAAGCAAAGAAACTGATTAACAAATGTAAAAAAGATTACAACTACGACATATCCACAATGATAAAAGACCAAAGACAGGGGAAAACAACTGTTGGTCCTTCACCAATTCGGTTTGTTTACAATCATTTGCGTTCAAACAGGTAAAATGGCATAGAAAGCATAATTGAAACATAAAATAGTGTTTCAGATTAAAAAATTTCTTATAATACAGGTTATCACGTTCATCAGAATTAACGATTAAAGACAAATCTTTTATTCAACATACATAGAAAAAGTACATAAAATTTAATGGAGGAATAGATGAATGGCAAAATGTAAGAATTGTGGAGCTGAAGTCGCTTCGCCTCGAAAAACCTGGAAAATGGCAGGCCGACCAGACAAAGAAGGGAAAAAAACACAGCTAACAATCGGACTTTTCGACTGCCCCAAATGTGGTAAATCCTTCAGATTTGTTTTAAACAAACAAAAAATCTGAATGCAAAACCGCTCTCATCGAAGCCCAGAAACCAGCTAAAGCAACTAAGTAGGTTCCAAAAACTGAAAAGTTGCTTAAAGGAAACTGTCACCCCAACTATTAGGTAGTCTATATTATCCTCTTTTTTTGTTGTTTTATGCGCTATCTTTTTATGGTCTACCACAAAGAGAAAGATAAAAAAATTCTGACATTACTGGAGCTAACTTAATGCCGTTGCCAGAGATACTCAAGCGCGACTATGTGCAAACAATCATAATGATAGGTATTGTAATAGGCGTAGTCTTAGTTTTT from Candidatus Bathyarchaeum sp. includes:
- a CDS encoding class I SAM-dependent methyltransferase produces the protein MFLAPFVASPASVVRQMLFLSGLKSGEILYDLGSGDGRAVIMAAKDFGAKSFGIELRDDLAKKALTSIYALGLEDKTEIFNKDIFDVDLSSADVVFLYLTTSANEKIKPKLEAELKSGTRVVSHDYEILGWKPKKIDNFCENPKLGYPSHTLYVYNV
- a CDS encoding B12-binding domain-containing radical SAM protein, with product MARNASEGYKIVLTADRTLMSEYRGGIFLGFSACIPEGLIPDWLYFSLFCPSVEVFDNGSVKYAPCGIRKVQAALLKYGFKKEDIIVAHPDFLGKVVGSKTKIVGISETDPLGLAPATSTFTQLFNGKAYMNIKFQELLRHPSIQKYRPKIVVGGPGAWQLENTKTHQNMGIDCVVVGECEKVVGPLFQQAIEGRNFPKNLYGEVVETKDIPLIKEPTIEGIIEIARGCGRGCDFCVPTLQRYRCIPIRDILKEVEVNLRGGRSPLLHAEDVLRYKAKGLEVNEKAVVELFKKVRNHPGVNSVAMSHFALSSVASAPEAVEDISNILGANPKGGWLSGQTGLETGSPRLVEANMKGKCKPFEPKDWPQVVVDAFEIMEKNYWIPCATLIIGFPEETYKDIELTLDLLDELKQFKSLIVPLFLVSMGGLKDKSESFKIENMTPKQAELFFKCWEHNFSWGQTLMQEYFWSNSGVTGYGLRFLFTYGCNEAKKLINKCKKDYNYDISTMIKDQRQGKTTVGPSPIRFVYNHLRSNR
- a CDS encoding chorismate-binding protein produces the protein MAKCKNCGAEVASPRKTWKMAGRPDKEGKKTQLTIGLFDCPKCGKSFRFVLNKQKI